The genomic region CCAGGGTGATCGCTCGCGACGAAGCCCTGGCAACAGCCTCGAGCGCGGCTGTCGTTCCGGTCAAGCACACCCTGAAGGTGGAAACCGTCCGCTGAGAACCGCTGAGACATGATCTGGGCCACGCCGCCGTGCGCCTTGCTCCCTTCTGGTGGGCCATGGCGGCGTGGCAATACCCGGTTCCGGACCGCGACACCCAGAGGCACCGCTGTCGAAGGCCAATGGGCATCAGCACGTGGATCTCCTGGAGGTGACTGCCCGAGCATGTCTCCCCGCAGACTCGCCTTCGTTCTGCTGCTGGCCGCTGTCGCCGGTGCAACTCCGCTCCTGGCACAGGATACCGCCACGCGTCCCGGTCTGATTGCCATCTGTCCTGGCGAGTGGGTGGAGGAGATGCAGCCCTGGGTCAAGGCCCGCAGTGTGGCCTTTGACGCACGCTGCGTGGCGCTTGAGGAGGTCCTAGCCGGACAGCAGGGAGCGGACGCCCCGGAGCGCATCAAGCGATTCCTCTACCAGGAGTGGCGCAACAGGGGACTGCAACTCGCCCTCCTCGTGGGTGACGCAGACACCTTCCCCGTGCGCTGGATGGTGCTGGACCGCAACACCAGCGAGGCCTTCGACTACGCCTTCTACGCCAGCGACCTGTACTACGCCGACCTCGCGACCACCGACGGCAGCTTCGACACCTGGAATGCCCGCAGCGACGGCTTCCACGGCACTTACTTCGGCGAGGTTCGCGGCGAGCACTTCAAGGAGCCGCCGATCAACTTCGACGCCATCTCCTACGTGCCGGAGATTGGGGTTGGACGATGGCCGGTCTCGACGGTCGCCGAACTGCAGGCGGCGCTCGCGAAGACTCTGGAGTGGGAAGCCAGCCGGCGTGAGGGCCCTCGAAGGGCCTTGATGGCACACGCGAACGGCTGGGTAGACGCGCGAAGTCGCCTGGGCACCCAGGCAGATAGCCTTGAGAAGTCCGGCTG from Armatimonadia bacterium harbors:
- a CDS encoding C25 family cysteine peptidase, whose amino-acid sequence is MSPRRLAFVLLLAAVAGATPLLAQDTATRPGLIAICPGEWVEEMQPWVKARSVAFDARCVALEEVLAGQQGADAPERIKRFLYQEWRNRGLQLALLVGDADTFPVRWMVLDRNTSEAFDYAFYASDLYYADLATTDGSFDTWNARSDGFHGTYFGEVRGEHFKEPPINFDAISYVPEIGVGRWPVSTVAELQAALAKTLEWEASRREGPRRALMAHANGWVDARSRLGTQADSLEKSGWTVERQFYGGKPSEPTPGSVKASILGGTELVIHAGHGNSEVWDGCLGPREREALIAASPAIFFSVGCGTAHFANEPPYDAY